One segment of Leptospirillum ferrooxidans C2-3 DNA contains the following:
- a CDS encoding HD-GYP domain-containing protein, with protein sequence MDLSNKEEPLPPGSSLFEILHRTTLVFLEEMMDQLDRWTYERRFHSYRVSVLALEVGKRMSLPSHRLMTLRAGALLHDIGKVRIDQEILNKPGPLDVVEWKAMKEHPAHGSAILSRIPTLAFAKDVVYQHHERWNGTGYPHGLKESEILIESRIFGVVDSYDAMVSRRSYNIPQSHGEALDEIGQNKRVLFDPDVVDAFLGIPKRFFEQLESLQSHTRFIQDSFDPQEYLALLIPLGQHSEEK encoded by the coding sequence ATGGATTTGAGCAACAAGGAGGAGCCTCTTCCTCCTGGTTCTTCTCTTTTTGAAATATTGCACCGTACAACTCTGGTTTTTCTCGAAGAAATGATGGACCAGCTCGACCGATGGACTTACGAGCGTCGTTTCCATTCCTATCGAGTGAGTGTATTGGCCCTCGAGGTTGGGAAGAGGATGTCCCTGCCGAGCCATCGACTGATGACTCTCCGGGCAGGAGCGCTTCTTCACGATATCGGAAAAGTCAGGATCGATCAGGAAATCCTGAACAAGCCCGGCCCCCTTGATGTTGTGGAATGGAAGGCCATGAAGGAGCACCCGGCCCATGGAAGCGCCATCCTTTCAAGGATCCCGACGCTTGCGTTTGCGAAGGATGTGGTTTATCAACATCATGAGAGATGGAATGGAACCGGATATCCTCATGGGCTAAAAGAATCGGAGATCCTGATCGAGTCGCGCATCTTTGGAGTGGTTGACAGCTATGATGCGATGGTTTCAAGGCGTTCTTACAATATTCCCCAATCTCACGGAGAAGCATTGGACGAGATTGGTCAAAATAAGAGGGTTCTGTTTGACCCGGATGTCGTGGATGCATTTCTGGGGATTCCGAAAAGATTTTTCGAACAGCTCGAATCACTGCAGAGCCATACACGATTTATCCAGGACTCTTTTGATCCTCAAGAATACCTGGCGCTCCTGATTCCTTTGGGACAACACTCAGAAGAGAAATAG
- a CDS encoding aldehyde dehydrogenase family protein — MMSVLPEKKEGHFPYLLWGKWESGQKQETGVPFTEMIPGPEGRNPWQYALGDRKTIDLVLSGLSNASRVMGAMTRHRRSLILSETARLLDVNREALANLLVCEVGKPISAARFEVERAATTFLLASRLATDFGSQLIPGDIVPQGARMTGMVERVPIGPVLAITPYNFPLNLLAHKVAPALASGCPVVVKPAPKGALSALALGKILLSAGLPPEALSIVPCDIPEVLLMVDAPEIPVISFTGSAEVGWSLRDRVPRKQVLLELGGNAAVVILKDAIEEGLVDRLMTGAFAYSGQICISIQRILVDRSRYDRFLETFVERVRKMGNEGGIGDPASSSTLMGSLISETHATRVHEKVLSAISRGAVSSLPVKRLGAMLHPVILSGTDADDPIEQEEVFGPVVTVNPFDSPAEAVKRVNGSRFGIQASIMTGSLETGILMAGELEMGGVLVNEIPTFRLDHWPYGGVKESGKGWEGVAYAMEEMTRPRLLAYRLH, encoded by the coding sequence ATGATGTCAGTTTTGCCGGAAAAAAAAGAAGGCCATTTCCCCTATCTTTTATGGGGAAAATGGGAAAGCGGTCAGAAACAGGAGACCGGAGTCCCTTTTACGGAGATGATTCCGGGGCCGGAAGGCCGTAACCCATGGCAATATGCTCTTGGGGACAGAAAGACCATTGACCTTGTTTTGTCAGGTCTTTCGAATGCCTCCAGGGTCATGGGGGCGATGACCCGCCACCGTCGCTCTCTGATTCTTTCCGAAACAGCGAGACTTTTGGATGTCAACCGGGAAGCTCTTGCAAACCTTCTTGTCTGTGAAGTTGGAAAGCCGATTTCTGCCGCCCGCTTTGAGGTTGAACGCGCAGCCACGACGTTTCTCCTGGCATCGAGGTTGGCAACGGATTTTGGCAGCCAGCTGATTCCGGGTGACATTGTGCCTCAGGGTGCACGGATGACCGGGATGGTTGAACGGGTTCCAATCGGTCCGGTTCTTGCCATTACCCCCTACAACTTCCCGCTGAATCTTCTTGCCCACAAGGTCGCGCCCGCCCTTGCCTCGGGCTGTCCTGTCGTTGTAAAGCCCGCTCCAAAAGGGGCCCTTTCAGCGCTGGCGCTTGGGAAGATCCTCCTTTCGGCGGGACTTCCTCCGGAAGCACTTTCCATTGTTCCCTGTGATATCCCGGAAGTTCTTTTGATGGTTGATGCTCCGGAAATTCCGGTAATTTCTTTTACGGGCTCAGCGGAGGTCGGTTGGTCTTTGCGGGATCGTGTCCCGAGAAAGCAGGTTCTTCTCGAATTGGGTGGCAATGCGGCGGTTGTGATTTTGAAGGATGCGATCGAAGAAGGTCTTGTGGACCGTCTGATGACCGGGGCATTTGCCTATTCCGGTCAGATCTGTATCTCCATTCAGCGCATTTTGGTCGACCGTTCACGATATGACCGTTTCCTTGAAACGTTTGTGGAGAGGGTTCGTAAAATGGGGAATGAAGGGGGGATAGGAGACCCTGCTTCGTCTTCGACTCTGATGGGTTCACTGATTTCAGAGACTCATGCCACGCGAGTTCATGAAAAGGTCTTGTCTGCCATTTCTCGGGGAGCGGTTTCTTCTCTTCCTGTAAAACGGCTGGGAGCCATGTTGCATCCTGTTATCCTGAGTGGGACAGATGCGGATGATCCCATTGAACAGGAAGAAGTCTTTGGACCGGTTGTTACCGTGAATCCCTTCGATTCTCCCGCTGAGGCGGTGAAAAGGGTCAATGGCTCACGATTCGGGATACAGGCTTCGATCATGACCGGCTCGCTCGAGACAGGAATCCTGATGGCCGGGGAGCTTGAGATGGGAGGTGTCCTTGTGAATGAAATCCCGACATTCCGGCTCGATCACTGGCCTTATGGAGGCGTGAAAGAGTCGGGCAAGGGGTGGGAGGGGGTTGCCTACGCGATGGAAGAGATGACTCGGCCAAGGCTATTGGCTTACCGTCTCCACTGA
- a CDS encoding GGDEF domain-containing protein — protein sequence MKDQTIRGRLQFLLRRLRLGAGAFFILWAGFVLLYVFTGQTILKEEDEIRTTEKIESRFLSLQEPLIVYLETQSLSQKIRFDTILQSTISKMPDYSALSGEARSRLFGKRVKGMLFQVQALGNALFVPGIDQRQRQQLTLSLTNLLFETVHNDIGPFLDHLRLKERQTIHRIILVILFNLLFFVSELILFLWLEGLLKDLMENAVLKPIENLAIWAWSVAKGESPDSSSIESVPKDAEMRELIESINMMKDSLELALGQTRRKLQHNELLSMIIQASGFMSREQDVIDVSRQALVTVFGHSPVEIHFNLRKENEIDECWAIRKGGMITDQDWNGLVRCHQCEHAQKERTYLCAPILSAEETLGTITLRSEAAVEWSEEDRSFLRDVSAHVGMALSKLRLLHRHRNEAILDPLTGLYNRRYLDDFFQRVMALIRRHGKHYSFVMLDIDHFKEINDTYGHETGDQVLRELAGIIRGSMRQGEDMPSRIGGEEFALIVLGDREEALVVAEKIRKKVLDNWSPPRDLRVTISAGISELTPDCVLATVMKEADEALYQAKKEGRNRTILSGEGKSLS from the coding sequence ATGAAAGATCAGACGATTCGTGGTCGCCTCCAATTTCTTCTCCGTCGCCTTCGGTTAGGGGCAGGGGCTTTTTTTATCCTCTGGGCTGGCTTCGTCCTTTTGTATGTCTTCACGGGACAAACCATCCTGAAAGAAGAAGATGAGATCCGGACCACTGAAAAGATTGAAAGTCGCTTCCTTTCTCTCCAGGAGCCGCTGATCGTTTATCTGGAAACACAAAGTCTCTCCCAGAAAATTCGTTTTGACACCATCCTGCAGTCAACCATCTCCAAGATGCCGGATTATTCAGCCTTGTCGGGAGAAGCCCGTTCCCGATTGTTCGGGAAACGGGTCAAGGGGATGCTTTTTCAGGTACAGGCGCTTGGAAACGCCCTGTTTGTTCCCGGTATTGATCAGCGTCAGCGCCAACAGCTGACGCTTTCCTTGACGAACCTGCTGTTTGAGACCGTCCATAATGATATCGGTCCGTTTCTTGACCATCTGAGGTTGAAAGAACGACAGACCATACACCGGATCATTCTGGTGATCCTTTTCAACCTCCTCTTTTTTGTTTCCGAGCTGATCCTGTTTCTATGGCTTGAGGGGCTCCTGAAGGATCTGATGGAGAATGCGGTTCTGAAACCCATTGAGAATCTTGCAATCTGGGCATGGTCTGTAGCCAAGGGAGAATCACCGGATTCCTCTTCGATCGAATCGGTTCCGAAGGATGCGGAAATGCGTGAATTGATCGAGTCGATCAATATGATGAAGGACTCTCTTGAACTGGCATTGGGGCAAACCAGAAGAAAGCTTCAGCACAACGAGTTGCTCTCGATGATCATTCAGGCGTCGGGATTCATGTCCAGGGAACAGGATGTGATCGATGTTTCCCGGCAGGCGCTTGTGACGGTATTCGGCCATTCTCCCGTAGAAATCCATTTCAATCTGAGGAAAGAGAACGAGATCGATGAGTGCTGGGCGATCCGAAAGGGGGGGATGATCACAGATCAGGACTGGAATGGTCTGGTTCGATGCCATCAATGTGAGCATGCCCAGAAAGAGCGGACCTATCTGTGCGCACCGATCCTTTCAGCGGAGGAGACCCTGGGAACGATTACCCTGAGATCGGAAGCCGCAGTCGAATGGTCAGAAGAGGATCGCTCCTTTCTTCGGGATGTTTCGGCTCATGTGGGGATGGCCCTTTCAAAGCTCAGGCTTTTGCACCGCCACAGGAATGAGGCGATCCTTGATCCCTTGACGGGATTATACAACAGGCGATATCTGGATGATTTCTTCCAAAGGGTAATGGCACTCATAAGACGCCATGGAAAGCATTACAGCTTTGTCATGCTCGACATTGACCACTTCAAGGAGATTAATGATACCTATGGTCATGAAACAGGAGATCAGGTTCTGAGGGAGCTGGCGGGTATTATTCGGGGAAGCATGCGGCAGGGTGAGGATATGCCATCAAGGATCGGTGGAGAAGAATTTGCCCTGATTGTTCTTGGAGACAGGGAAGAAGCTCTTGTGGTGGCCGAGAAGATTCGCAAGAAGGTCCTGGACAACTGGTCTCCTCCCCGGGATCTTCGGGTCACCATATCGGCGGGGATTTCGGAGTTGACTCCCGACTGCGTTTTGGCAACTGTGATGAAAGAGGCGGATGAGGCTCTTTACCAGGCGAAGAAAGAGGGCCGGAACAGGACGATCCTTTCCGGCGAGGGAAAAAGCCTTTCCTGA
- the thyX gene encoding FAD-dependent thymidylate synthase, producing the protein MARQNDSTREIAQEISTRCEHNPQGTFRIGTFGFIELEDTWGDETTILNTARVSTSNKRLHSPSEMSEKDLSLLYHLFSEQHGTPFETVLFRYRFIAPIFVLRQWVKHRISTWNEFSMRYRKPISAFYIPSGNALLVDGFPVLSEKQVHRYTALLEELQDFYEEEYDQACQNIEEARKKGVIPENEGGRDPYRARARELLRGAVPVAAYSDVYWTVNLRSLLNFFSLRTKETAQYEIREYALAAYTLFGRKFPIIREMIEKAEERKQ; encoded by the coding sequence ATGGCCAGACAAAATGATTCGACCAGGGAAATCGCCCAGGAAATCAGTACACGATGCGAACACAATCCACAGGGAACATTCAGGATCGGAACATTTGGATTTATTGAACTCGAAGATACATGGGGGGACGAAACAACCATCCTCAATACAGCAAGGGTCTCAACCTCCAACAAGCGTCTGCACTCACCTTCGGAAATGTCCGAAAAGGACCTCTCCCTTCTCTATCACCTCTTTTCCGAACAACATGGGACCCCTTTTGAAACAGTCCTCTTCCGTTACCGATTTATTGCTCCGATCTTTGTTCTGAGACAATGGGTCAAACATCGGATCTCAACATGGAACGAGTTTTCCATGAGATACAGAAAACCCATTTCAGCGTTTTATATCCCCTCGGGAAATGCCCTTCTGGTCGACGGATTTCCCGTCCTTTCCGAAAAACAGGTCCATCGCTATACAGCTCTTCTTGAAGAACTTCAGGATTTCTATGAGGAAGAATACGACCAAGCGTGTCAAAACATTGAGGAAGCCAGGAAAAAAGGAGTGATACCGGAGAACGAGGGCGGAAGGGATCCCTACAGGGCACGTGCAAGGGAGTTATTGAGAGGTGCGGTTCCTGTCGCCGCTTACAGCGATGTCTACTGGACGGTCAACCTTCGCTCCCTCTTGAATTTCTTTTCTCTCAGGACAAAAGAAACCGCCCAATACGAAATCAGGGAGTATGCCCTCGCTGCATACACCCTTTTTGGAAGAAAATTCCCGATCATCAGGGAGATGATCGAGAAAGCAGAAGAGCGAAAACAGTAA